The stretch of DNA CTCCTGTCAGTTCAAAGAGCTAActacttctgcttcttcgaAGGGATAAAACAACTTTCCTTTATCGAGCGATGCTGTCTCTTCCCCAACATAAAAAGAATTCGCCTAGACTACCTtcatagcatttttttcagccAACAACAGgaacaaattttctttaaatatcAGCTTCATAGACCAGTGTATAGCAATACATAATAAGGACAGGACTACATACCTGTTGGAATGCATGGGCATGTACATGAAGGAAGGTCGAGTTTGTTTTAACATGTCCAGTAGGAGAGTGGACGGAGGGATGGCTCATCCTGAGGACGCCCCGAGGTGTGCTATGCTAGACAACAGGCAGGACTGTGTAGATCACTTTTTGAAAACGTATCAAGACAGGCTAGAGGACTACGTGTATATCCTTTATGATGAAAAGAGCTTTAACCGGGAGAGATGCTACAGCAAGTTCGACGTGCCGGCCATGGTGTGCTTCGGGCCGCGCGACGGTGCaggggtgaagcggtgaaggggtaaagcggtgaaggg from Plasmodium cynomolgi strain B DNA, scaffold: 0832, whole genome shotgun sequence encodes:
- a CDS encoding hypothetical protein (putative); translation: NNRNKFSLNISFIDQCIAIHNKDRTTYLLECMGMYMKEGRVCFNMSSRRVDGGMAHPEDAPRCAMLDNRQDCVDHFLKTYQDRLEDYVYILYDEKSFNRERCYSKFDVPAMVCFGPRDGAGVKR